One genomic window of Ornithorhynchus anatinus isolate Pmale09 chromosome 10, mOrnAna1.pri.v4, whole genome shotgun sequence includes the following:
- the ATG101 gene encoding autophagy-related protein 101: protein MNCRAEVLEVSVEGRQVEEALLAVLHTVLLHRTTGKFHYKKEGTYSISTVGTQDVDCDFIDFAYVRVSSDELDRALRKVVGEFKDALRSSGGDGMGQVSLEFYQKKKSRWPFSDECIPWEMWTVKVHVVSLATEQERQICRQKVGEKLCEKIVNVVEVMSRHDYLPKMPTQSEVDNVFDTGLRDVQPYLYKLSYQITDALGTSVTTTVRRLIKDTLAL, encoded by the exons ATGAACTGCCGGGCAGAGGTGCTGGAGGTGTCGGTGGAAGGGCGGCAGGTGGAGGAGGCCCTGCTGGCCGTGCTGCACACCGTCCTCCTGCACCGCACCACCGGAAAGTTCCACTACAAGAAGGAGGGCACCTACTCCATCAGCACCGTGGGCACCCAGGACGTCGACTGCGACTTCATCGACTTCGCCTACGTGCGCGTCTCCTCCGACGAGCTCGACCGGGCCCTGCGCAAGGTCGTGGGCGAGTTCAAG GACGCCCTGCGGAGCTCGGGCGGCGACGGGATGGGGCAGGTCTCCCTGGAGTTCTACCAGAAGAAGAAGTCGCGCTGGCCCTTCTCGGACGAGTGCATCCCGTGGGAGATGTGGACGGTCAAGGTGCACGTGGTCAGCCTGGCCACGGAGCAGGAGCGGCAGATCTGCCGCCAGAAGGTGGGCGAGAAGCTCTGCGAGAAGATCGTCAACGTGGTGGAGGTGATGAGCCGCCACGACTACCTGCCCAAGATGCCCACCCAGTCGGAGGTGGACAACGTGTTCGACACGGGCCTGCGAGACGTGCAGCCCTACCTGTACAAGCTCTCCTACCAGATCACCGACGCGCTGGGCACCTCCGTCACCACCACCGTGCGCCGCCTCATCAAAGACACCTTGGCCCTCTAG